The following coding sequences lie in one Benincasa hispida cultivar B227 chromosome 6, ASM972705v1, whole genome shotgun sequence genomic window:
- the LOC120080444 gene encoding E3 ubiquitin-protein ligase RGLG2 → MGAKSSKEASPYRSTSSSSWGGGGYSRSSYGHETPSYVPQQSYPSQQYYTSSQECYGNVDNGRRLDRRYSRIADNYNSLEEVTEALARAGLESSNLIVGIDFTKSNEWTGARSFNRRSLHHIGDQPNPYQQAISIIGKTLAAFDDDNLIPCFGFGDASTHDQDVFSFFPEERFCNGFEEVLSRYQEIAPHLRLAGPTSFAPVIEMAMTIVEQSGGQYHVLLIIADGQVTRSVDTERGKLSPQEQKTVDAIVEASKFPLSIVLVGVGDGPWDMMREFDDNIPSRAFDNFQFVNFTEIMSKNIPTSRKETEFALAALMEIPSQYKATIELDILGGRKGVSPQRVALPPPVYGAASFSSSKSFSSSKPTWSSNYEPSVPSFPEQRNPPRTSTAPPVASSTYDNQVCPICLSNPKDMAFGCGHQTCCECGQDLQTCPICRSAIHTRIKLY, encoded by the exons ATGGGGGCCAAAAGTTCGAAGGAGGCCTCGCCCTATCGCtcaacttcttcttcctcatggGGTGGTGGTGGGTATTCTCGATCGTCATATGGACATGAGACCCCGAGTTATGTGCCTCAGCAATCCTATCCTTCTCAGCAGTATTATACATCCTCTCAAGAGTGCTATGGGAACGTTGATAATGGCAGGAGGTTGGATAGAAGATACTCGAGGATTGCTGATAATTACAATTCTTTAGAAGAG GTAACAGAAGCTCTTGCGCGTGCTGGCCTTGAGTCTTCCAATCTTATTGTTGGCATTGATTTCACCAAGAGCAATGAGTGGACAG gTGCAAGGTCGTTTAATAGACGAAGTCTACATCACATTGGAGACCAGCCAAATCCTTATCAACAGGCAATATCAATTATTGGAAAGACATTGGCTGCTTTTGACGACGATAACTTAATTCCCTGCTTTGGGTTTGGAGATG CGTCAACTCATGATCAAGATGTCTTCAGTTTCTTCCCGGAGGAGAGGTTTTGCAATGGATTTGAAGAAGTATTAAGTCGTTACCAAGAAATTGCTCCACATCTACGACTTGCAG GACCAACTTCGTTTGCACCTGTTATTGAAATGGCCATGACCATTGTCGAGCAGAGTGGTGGTCAGTACCATGTTTTGCTAATAATTGCAGATGGACAG GTGACTAGAAGTGTAGATACAGAACGTGGGAAGCTTAGTCCACAGGAGCAGAAGACTGTTGATGCCATTGTCGAAGCAAG CAAGTTCCCTCTCTCAATTGTTTTAGTTGGAGTCGGGGATGGCCCCTGGGatatgatgagagaatttgacgACAATATCCCATCACGTGCATTTGATAATTTTCAG TTTGTAAATTTCACTGAAATTATGTCGAAGAATATACCGACGTCTCGGAAAGAAACCGAGTTTGCTCTTGCAGCATTAATGGAGATTCCCTCCCAGTACAAAGCTACGATAGAACTTGATATTTTGGG TGGTCGCAAGGGTGTATCTCCCCAGAGAGTGGCACTTCCTCCACCTGTCTATGGCGCAGCTTCTTTCAGTAGTTCAAAATCTTTTAGTAGTTCAAAGCCTACCTGGTCTTCCAATTATGAGCCAAGTGTGCCCTCTTTCCCCGAACAGAGAAATCCTCCTAGGACTAGTACAGCTCCTCCTGTAGCAAGCTCAACTTATGATAACCAG GTCTGCCCCATTTGCCTCAGCAATCCAAAGGACATGGCTTTTGGCTGTGGACACCAG ACGTGTTGTGAATGTGGACAAGACCTCCAGACATGTCCGATCTGCAGGAGTGCCATTCACACGAGGATAAAGCTCTATTGA